The genomic region TGCTCGCGCCGCTGACTTTTTCGGTCAACCCTCCGCGTCCTCGCTGTCGGTGAGGGTGCTGTCGGTGAGGGTGAAGTAACTCTCCTCCTCCTGGGCGAAATGCAGGCGCAGCAGCGCGTGCAACCCGTACAGGCAGGCCAGCAGGTCCTCGATCTGATCGTCCTGAATCGCGTTGTGCTGCTGGGCACGCCGTAGATGTGTGCCGATGCGGTCGGTGAGGCGCTGGATCTCGGCGTGGGTCCGGCTCATGGTGGCGGTGGCCTCGCTGCTGCGCAGCGGCTCCGCCAGCGCCGGATACAGCAGCGCCTCCTCGGCCAGCTCGTGCGGCAGGATCTCGTCGGTGAGCAGGGTGTAGCACCGGTCCAGTGCCTGCAGCGCCGCGTCGTCGGCACCGCGGACCAACTCGTCCGCGGTTTCGCGGATCTGCCCCAGGCTTGTGCGCAGTGTGTCGTGTTCGGCGTCGAACCGCTGCAGCAGCGTCTGTGTCTCCTCCGGCACGTTCACCGCGGTCTTCGGATCCCCGCGCAACGCCCGCAGCGCGTTGAGGATGACGGCGACGTCGATGCCCTCCTGCAGCAGCGCGCCCAGCGCCGGCGGTAGCCACCCCACGGCCGCGGCCGCCATCGCGACCAACGACAGCACCATGCCCGTCACCGCGCTCTGCACGGCGATGCGCCGCGACCAGCGCGCGATGTCCATGGCGTCGGCGAGCCGGTCGAGGCGATCGGTGGTCAACACGATGTCGGCGGCCTCCGACGACGCGGTCGCACCTCGGGCGCCCATCGCGACGCCCACCGTGGCGGCCGCCAGCGCCGGGGCGTCGTTGATGCCGTCTCCGACCATGACTGTGACGGTGTGCTCCGATTCGGCGCGCACCGCGGCGACTTTGTCGGCGGGGCTCTGCTGGGCGTACACCTCGTCGAGGCCCAGCACGGCGGCGACCTCACGTGCGGGCTCGGCGCGGTCACCGGTGAGCATGATGAGCCGCCGGAATCCCGCCTCGCGCAGTCGTCGCATGGTCCTGGGCGCCTGTCTGCGCAGCGGATCACGCAGCACCACAGCGCCTTTGGGCACGCCGTCGACGCACACCCAGGACAGTGCCGCGTTGTCCAGGCGTGCCCGGTTCAGCGCGCCCTGCACCCACGACTCGGCGGCCAGGACGTCGTCGCTGAGCTTGCCCACCGACACCTGCCGCCCCTGCAGGGTCGCGGTCAGCCCGCGTCCGGGCTCCTCGACGCCGTCGGTGGGCATGGCCAGCGTCATTCCCCGGCTCAGCGCTTCGGTGACGATCGCCTCCGCCAGGACGTGCGGTGACAACTGCTCCACCGACGCGGCCAGGCGCAGGATCTCTTCGGGCTCGGTTCCCGGTGCGGCGAGGATGTCGAGGACGACGGGCCGCCCCATCGTCAGGGTGCCGGTCTTGTCCATCATCAACGTCTTGGCGTGCCCCAGGTTCTCGAGGGCACCGCCGCTGCGGATCACCACTCCGACCCGGGAGGCCCGCGACAGTCCCGACACGATGGCCACCGGGGCGGCCAGCAGCAGCGGGCACGGGGTGGCGACCACGAGGACGGCCACCGCCCGTGTCAGCGATCCGCTGATCAGCCACGCCACACCCGCGGTGGCCAGGGCCAGCGGCAGGAAGAAGGCCGCGTACCGGTCGGCGAGGCGCACCAACGGCGCGCTCTCCGCGTCGGCCTGCTGCGCCAGGCGCACGATGCCGGCGTAGGTGCTGTCCTCGGCGGTGGCGGTGGCCCGCAGTTCGAACGAGCCGCCGGCGTTGACGACACCGCTGCGCACCGGTTCACCCGCACCGCGTTCGACCAGCGGCGCCTCACCGGTCAGTGCCGACTCGTCCAGCACCGCCACCGCACCCGACAGCACCCGGCCGTCGACCGGAACGACCTCGCCGGGGGTGACGACCACGATGTCGTCGACGTGGATCTCGCCGACCGGAACCACCGAGATCTCCTCACCGACCCGACGGCGGGCGAACCGGGGCGCCCGCTGCAGCAGCGCTGTGAGGTCGCGGGTGGCCCGCCGGGTGGCGGCGGCGTCCAGCGCGCGTCCACCGGCGAGCATCACCGCGATCAACGCGCCCGCCAGGTACTCGCCCACCACCAGCGTTCCCACCAGGGACAGCACGGCGATGAGATCCACGCCCAACCGCCGGCGCAGCAGGGCGGCCAGCACCCACCACACCGCGGGCACGATCGCGACCACCGTGCCCGCGATCCAGAACAGGTCCGCCAGTGCCCGGTTGCCCGCCAGCCAGGCGATCCCGCCGCCCGCCAGGGCGGCCACGGTCACCGCGGTCAGGGCGGGCTCGGCCAGGGGCCGCAACCGCCGGAGGAGCCGTGTCATTCGGATCGCCCGCCGGCGCCGGCGTCCGAGGCGCCCGGATCCAGGGAGGTCATCTGTTCTCCGTCCGCGATATCACTGGTACCGCATATGACGGTAGGGGTGACCGCGATTCGTTCACAGGGCCGTTGGTCCCTGGTGTCTGTGCTCCGGCCGGGCGATCGGTTCGGCGGTCAGCGCCGTGAGCAGTCCGCGGTGACGGTGATCGAGCGCTGCGCGACGATCTGGATGAAATCGTCGCCGCGGCGCACCAATTCGGTCCGCTCGCGCGGGTTGCGGATGTCGGTGATGACGCACCGGCTCAGCGGTGCGCTTCCGATCTTGTTGACCTTCACATCGAATCCCTGCGCTTCCAGGGTGGCGATGGTCAGCTGAGCCGACTCGGCGGCGGTGGCGACGGCCGCGGGCGCCAGCATCGCACCGCAGGCGAGCGCGGCAGCCCCGGTCATCATCAACAGCGTTGCACGCATGGGCGCGTCTCCCTTGTCTCTCATCGTGCTTCGTCTCCCGTCAGGCCACGGTGGCCTTCCGAGCGGTACGACGGGCGACTGCCGGAAAGGGTTCAACAGCACCCGAAAAGAGCCCGAAAAGAGATTGAGACTGCGGGCAGATCGTGGGTGGGCGGGGAAAATCGATCTGCCCGCAGTCTCGGCAACGGAGCAGCTATGCGGGAACGGACTCCCGCTGCTCCGTTGGACTGTGGTCGAGCATCGTCAGCTCGTCGAACGGGTCGTCGCCGCGCAGCACCGCCGCCACCCGGGCGTGGTCGACGGTCCTGGTCCAGCAGCCGACCAGCAGGGTGGCCACGGCGTTGCCGGAGAAGTTGGTCAGCGCCCGCGCCTCGGACATGAACCGGTCGATGCCGACGATCAGTCCGACACCGTCGAGCAGGTCGGGGCGGTGGCTCTGCAGCCCGCCGGCCAGCGTCGCCAGACCGGCGCCGGTGACCCCGGCGGCGCCCTTGGAGGCGACGATCATGAACACCAGCAGCCCGATCTGCTCCGGCAGCGACAGCGGGTCGCCCAGCGCGCCCGCGATGAACAGCGACGCCATCGTCAGGTAGATGGCGGTGCCGTCCAGGTTGAACGAGTAGCCGGTGGGGACGACGACGCCGACGGTGGAGCGGTCGACGCCGAGGTGCTCCATCTTGGCGATCAGCCGGGGCAGCGCGGACTCCGACGAGGACGTCGACACGATCAGCAGGTACTCGCGGGCCAGGTAGCGCACCAGCTTGAAGATCGACACGCCCGCGACGGCCCGCAGGATCACGCCGAGCACCCCGAACACGAACACCAGGCAGGTCACGTAGAAGCCGAGCATCAGGCCGAGCAGCTGCGTCACGGCGGTCCAGCCGGTCTGCCCGACGACGTTGGCGATCGCGCCGAACGCGCCGATCGGGGCCAGCCACAGGATCATCACCAGGATCTTGAACACCAGCTTCTGCAGGTGCTCGACACCGCGCAGCACCGGTTCCCCGGCCGACCCCATGGCCTGCACCGCGAACCCGACGAGCAGCGCGACGAACAGGGCCTGCAGCACGCTGCCCGCGGTCAGCGCCGAGAACAGGGTGTCGGGGATGATGCCGGCGATGAAGTCGAGCAGGCCGCCGGCCTCGTGTGCGGTCTCGGCGAGTTCGGCGCCCTTGCCCGCGACGCCCTCGGTGAGCTGCATCCCGGTGCCGGGGTGCAGCAGGTTGCCGACGACGAGCCCGATCGCCAGCGCGAACGTCGACATCACCAGGAAGTAGCCGAACGCCAGGCCGCCGACCTTGCCGACGGTGGCGGCTCGGCGCACCGACCCGATGCCCAGCACGATCGTGCAGAAGATGACCGGTGCGATCATCATCTTGATCAGGTCGACGAACATCGAACCGAGGAACCCGACGCTCTTACCGACGCTCGGTGCGAGGATGCCGACCGCGACCCCGGCGCACACCGCGACGATCACCGCGAGGTAGAGCCAGTGCGTGCGGTCGCGTCGGCGCCGCGGCCGCTCCGGGTCGGACGGGAGTTCGAGGACGCTCATCGGTACCTCCAGTCGTGAGTGATGGCTGGAAGTACTGTCAAGCAACCGGTGAGCGAGGTCACGCTTTAGTTCGTTTCGTTCAGGCCCTCGCCACCCCGCGGCTTCTGTCGAACGGCACAAAGTGCGGCCCGATTTCCCATACGATCGGCCAAGAAATCCGGGTGACCGTCCTGTTTACATGAGCCGACGCGCCTCACCGGTCCCCCTTCGACGAAAAGAGGGCAATTTACATGTCCGACAACACCTTCCAGGTGGTGGCGATCGGCCTGTACTTCGCCGGGATGCTCGCCATCGGCTTCTACGCGTACCGTCGCACCAGCGATCTGGACGACTACATGCTCGGCGGGCGCCGGTTGCCCCCGGTGGTCGCGGCGCTGTCGGCGGGCGCGTCGGACATGTCGGGGTGGTTGCTGCTGGGTGTGCCCGGCGCCATCTACGCGTCCGGCCTGATCGAGTCGTGGATCGTGATCGGACTGGTGGTCGGCGCCTGGCTGAACTGGAAGTTCGTGGCGCCGCGGTTGCGGGCCTACACCGAGATCGCCAACAACTCGATCACCGTGCCGAGCTTCTTCGAGAACCGGTTGCAGGACTCCTCGCATGTGCTGCGCATCGCGGCGGGCACCATCATCCTGGTCTTCTTCACGTTCTACGTGTCGTCGGGCATGGTCGCCGGCGGTGTGTTCTTCGAGTCGTCGTTCGGCTCGTCGTATCTGGCCGGGATGTTGCTGGTCGCGGGAGTCACGTTGTGTTACACGCTGTTCGGCGGTTTCCTGGGGGCGTCGCTGACCGACGTCGTGCAGGCGGCATTGATGTTCGCCGCGCTGATGATCATCCCCGTCGTCACGATCATCGCCAGCGGCGGACCTGGTGAGGTGGTCAGCCTGGTGCACGCGGCCGACGCCGCGCACAACGCCGCCGACCCCGCCGACGAGCTGCACCGCACGTCGCTGTTCTTCGGCGGCAGCTTCCTGGCCATCGTGTCCGCGGCCGCCTGGGGGCTGGGCTACTTCGGCCAGCCGCACATCATCGTGCGGTTCATGGCGATGCGGTCGTCGGCCGACGCCAAGGCCGGCCGCCGCATCGGCATCAGCTGGATGGTCCTCACCTCGGCGGGCGCCATCACCACGGGCTTCGCGGGGCTGGCGTACTTCTACCGCGAGGGCGTGACGCTGGACAATCCCGAGACGGTGTTCCTGCAGTTGGCGCAGGTGATGTTCCACCCGTTCGTCGCCGGGGTCGTGTTGGCCGCGGTGCTGGCGGCGATCATGTCGACGATCTCGTCGCAGCTGATCGTGTGCTCGTCGGCGCTGGTGGAGGACATCTACCGCGCGTTCGGCAGGCAGGCCAGCCCGGCGCGGCTGGTCATGTACGGCCGACTCGGGGTGCTGACGGTCGCGGTGGTGGCGATTCTGTTGGCGCTCAACCCCGATGGGACGATCCTTGACCTCGTCGGCTTCGCCTGGGCGGGCTTCGGCGCCGCGTTCGGTCCACTGATCATCCTGTCGTTGTTCTGGCGCAGGCTCACCTCGGCCGGGGCGATCGCCGGCATGGTGGCCGGCGCGGTGGTGGTCGGCGTCTGGGGCCAGACCGACGCGCTGGCCGACGCGATGTATGAGATCGTGCCCGGTTTCATCGCCTGCCTCGTCGTCGCCGTGGTGGTGTCGCTGCTGACCACCCGCGAGGACGACGACATCCAGCGCGAGTTCTCCGAGATGACCGAGAAGGCGCACACCCCGGCGTCGTCCTGAGGGATCGGACATGTCCGGGTGGCGGCCGCGCTCTCTGGCCACGCAGGCGATCATCCTGCAGATCGTGGTCATCGCGGTCGTGGTGCTGGCGGCCAGCGCGCTGGCCCTGGTGGACGCCCGTCGCGACGGTGACGAGGCGGCACGCGATCAGGTGCTGGGAATCGCGACCGCACTTGCCGATTCGCCGTCCACCGCCGCGGCGATCGAATCGGGCCGTGCGACCGAGATCCTGCAACCGGTGACCGAGGCGGTGCGCGCACAGACGGCGATCGCGTTCATCACGATCATGGCGCCGGACCGCACGCGCTTCACCCACACCGATCCGAGCCAGATCGGCCTCGAGTACATCGGCACCATCGAACCGGCGCTGCGCGGGGAGACCTTCTCGGAGACCTACACCGGCACACTGGGCCCGTCGATCCGCGCCGTCGCACCGGTGCGCAACGCCTCCGGCGAGATCGTCGGACTGGTGTCGGCGGGCATCCTGCAGACCAGCCTGGCCGAGCGCTGGCGCGCACAGATCCCCGTCATCGCGGCTATCACCGTTGCCGCACTGGCGGTTTCGCTGGCTGGCGGGCTGCTGATCCGGCGCCGGCTGCTGCGCCAGACGCACGGGCTGCGACCCGATGAGCTGCGGGTGATGTACGAGCACCACGACGCGATCCTGCACTCGGTGTCCGAGGGGCTGATCGTGCTGGATCGCGCCGGGGTGGCGCTGGTCAACGACGAGGCGCGCCGGCTGCTGGGGCTGCCGTCGGGTCCGGTCAGCCGCGCGGACCTGCCCGACTTCCTGCGCACCGCCAATCCCGGCGCCCGCGACGAGGTGCACGTCACCGAGGACCGGGTGCTGGTG from Mycolicibacterium phlei harbors:
- a CDS encoding sensor histidine kinase — encoded protein: MSGWRPRSLATQAIILQIVVIAVVVLAASALALVDARRDGDEAARDQVLGIATALADSPSTAAAIESGRATEILQPVTEAVRAQTAIAFITIMAPDRTRFTHTDPSQIGLEYIGTIEPALRGETFSETYTGTLGPSIRAVAPVRNASGEIVGLVSAGILQTSLAERWRAQIPVIAAITVAALAVSLAGGLLIRRRLLRQTHGLRPDELRVMYEHHDAILHSVSEGLIVLDRAGVALVNDEARRLLGLPSGPVSRADLPDFLRTANPGARDEVHVTEDRVLVVNRSHVTDAPPDSEVVTIRDRTELQGALGELNSLKVLTDTLRAQAHESANKLHTILTMVEMGRPDEAVRFATQELTLSQQLVDRLSASVGEPALVALLLGKSAQADERGIELTVTEDSELPSDTDRVPLTGSEMVTVLGNLIDNAMDACDRDDPWVEVTVRMFGDTLLLRVADSGPGMDAETFATATKRGYSTKDDPDHHGLGLALVSQIVNRHNGSLSTDVTYGSVVTVEVPAS
- the putP gene encoding sodium/proline symporter PutP, translated to MSDNTFQVVAIGLYFAGMLAIGFYAYRRTSDLDDYMLGGRRLPPVVAALSAGASDMSGWLLLGVPGAIYASGLIESWIVIGLVVGAWLNWKFVAPRLRAYTEIANNSITVPSFFENRLQDSSHVLRIAAGTIILVFFTFYVSSGMVAGGVFFESSFGSSYLAGMLLVAGVTLCYTLFGGFLGASLTDVVQAALMFAALMIIPVVTIIASGGPGEVVSLVHAADAAHNAADPADELHRTSLFFGGSFLAIVSAAAWGLGYFGQPHIIVRFMAMRSSADAKAGRRIGISWMVLTSAGAITTGFAGLAYFYREGVTLDNPETVFLQLAQVMFHPFVAGVVLAAVLAAIMSTISSQLIVCSSALVEDIYRAFGRQASPARLVMYGRLGVLTVAVVAILLALNPDGTILDLVGFAWAGFGAAFGPLIILSLFWRRLTSAGAIAGMVAGAVVVGVWGQTDALADAMYEIVPGFIACLVVAVVVSLLTTREDDDIQREFSEMTEKAHTPASS
- a CDS encoding C4-dicarboxylate transporter DctA; amino-acid sequence: MSVLELPSDPERPRRRRDRTHWLYLAVIVAVCAGVAVGILAPSVGKSVGFLGSMFVDLIKMMIAPVIFCTIVLGIGSVRRAATVGKVGGLAFGYFLVMSTFALAIGLVVGNLLHPGTGMQLTEGVAGKGAELAETAHEAGGLLDFIAGIIPDTLFSALTAGSVLQALFVALLVGFAVQAMGSAGEPVLRGVEHLQKLVFKILVMILWLAPIGAFGAIANVVGQTGWTAVTQLLGLMLGFYVTCLVFVFGVLGVILRAVAGVSIFKLVRYLAREYLLIVSTSSSESALPRLIAKMEHLGVDRSTVGVVVPTGYSFNLDGTAIYLTMASLFIAGALGDPLSLPEQIGLLVFMIVASKGAAGVTGAGLATLAGGLQSHRPDLLDGVGLIVGIDRFMSEARALTNFSGNAVATLLVGCWTRTVDHARVAAVLRGDDPFDELTMLDHSPTEQRESVPA
- a CDS encoding heavy metal translocating P-type ATPase, with amino-acid sequence MTRLLRRLRPLAEPALTAVTVAALAGGGIAWLAGNRALADLFWIAGTVVAIVPAVWWVLAALLRRRLGVDLIAVLSLVGTLVVGEYLAGALIAVMLAGGRALDAAATRRATRDLTALLQRAPRFARRRVGEEISVVPVGEIHVDDIVVVTPGEVVPVDGRVLSGAVAVLDESALTGEAPLVERGAGEPVRSGVVNAGGSFELRATATAEDSTYAGIVRLAQQADAESAPLVRLADRYAAFFLPLALATAGVAWLISGSLTRAVAVLVVATPCPLLLAAPVAIVSGLSRASRVGVVIRSGGALENLGHAKTLMMDKTGTLTMGRPVVLDILAAPGTEPEEILRLAASVEQLSPHVLAEAIVTEALSRGMTLAMPTDGVEEPGRGLTATLQGRQVSVGKLSDDVLAAESWVQGALNRARLDNAALSWVCVDGVPKGAVVLRDPLRRQAPRTMRRLREAGFRRLIMLTGDRAEPAREVAAVLGLDEVYAQQSPADKVAAVRAESEHTVTVMVGDGINDAPALAAATVGVAMGARGATASSEAADIVLTTDRLDRLADAMDIARWSRRIAVQSAVTGMVLSLVAMAAAAVGWLPPALGALLQEGIDVAVILNALRALRGDPKTAVNVPEETQTLLQRFDAEHDTLRTSLGQIRETADELVRGADDAALQALDRCYTLLTDEILPHELAEEALLYPALAEPLRSSEATATMSRTHAEIQRLTDRIGTHLRRAQQHNAIQDDQIEDLLACLYGLHALLRLHFAQEEESYFTLTDSTLTDSEDAEG